One genomic region from Spiroplasma endosymbiont of Polydrusus cervinus encodes:
- a CDS encoding acyl carrier protein, which yields MNVLDEIKKVLKERGISKPIDLNTEFKSLGLDSLDLMDLVIEAEKKCGIQIPDDKLMDIKTVADLVDIINEIKK from the coding sequence ATGAATGTGTTAGATGAAATTAAAAAAGTTTTAAAAGAACGGGGAATTTCAAAACCTATTGACTTAAATACGGAATTTAAATCATTAGGATTAGATTCATTAGATTTAATGGATTTAGTCATTGAAGCGGAGAAAAAATGTGGTATTCAAATTCCCGATGATAAATTAATGGATATTAAAACAGTAGCAGACTTAGTTGATATTATTAATGAAATTAAAAAATAA
- a CDS encoding Fur family transcriptional regulator produces the protein MALSYNGIVQLLKSKNYRITEIRLAIIKILTEKQHLTLTEIVKLLEKEFKNVNLMSVYNTIDLLISEHIVFTNSFDGKQIWYDLAENPSFHMVCDICKNVIHIKDNNILEEIKLSNLKEIMTNINWEPVHFKIEGHGICQQCRCKL, from the coding sequence ATGGCATTATCATATAACGGTATTGTACAGTTATTAAAAAGTAAAAATTATCGAATTACTGAAATTAGGTTAGCAATTATTAAAATTTTAACTGAGAAACAACATTTGACTTTAACCGAAATTGTTAAATTACTAGAGAAAGAATTTAAAAATGTTAATTTAATGTCAGTTTATAATACAATTGATTTATTAATTAGTGAGCATATTGTTTTTACTAATTCTTTTGATGGGAAGCAAATTTGATATGATTTAGCAGAGAACCCATCCTTTCATATGGTTTGTGATATTTGTAAAAATGTTATCCATATTAAAGATAACAATATTTTAGAAGAAATTAAATTATCTAATTTAAAAGAGATAATGACAAATATTAATTGAGAGCCAGTTCATTTTAAAATTGAAGGACATGGGATTTGTCAACAATGCCGTTGTAAATTGTAA
- the cls gene encoding cardiolipin synthase has protein sequence MKNWLKIILSMIFLFGMAIMGLIVVVVIFNVKFLYIFLGIVILDLVFSLFFFFSKRRYEVKFSWIIFINFVPFIGLCSYVFFGRKYHYSNKKSLLYNHLNKLEYDTYLKKNKAALGKYTAPMQKFGNVIELLMRHANKPLYQNNQIKIITNGTNVFKSLLTDLQQAQEYILLTYFIVADGELFESFLAVLKERIANGVRVYMIYDHVGSYFKISKKSIKKLIKVGVRVHKYLPIITPFISGNANYRNHRKDVIIDGLIGYTGGINLADLYADRSWKFGIFHDTQVRIEGEAVRGLEVIFADDWYFATKRHEKITDLEPTVLEPKQYNVTGKSHLQIVNHSPSIDHSITKDLYISLISKARKRVWLSTPYFIPPDDLIQTLILAARAGVDVRLIIPGLTDKIFVLDITKSYCKNLIASGVKIYEMNNTFSHNKIAIFDDDVAVIGTCNLDYRSFFSDHQTTAVIYDTAVVKSFLPRWEWDYEHAILWCEWPIKYKPLSYRLLLTCLKLVAPIL, from the coding sequence GTGAAAAATTGATTAAAAATTATTTTATCAATGATTTTTTTATTTGGAATGGCAATTATGGGATTAATCGTTGTCGTTGTTATTTTTAATGTTAAGTTCTTATATATTTTTTTAGGAATTGTTATTCTTGATTTAGTCTTCTCACTCTTTTTCTTTTTTTCGAAACGACGTTATGAAGTTAAATTTTCATGAATTATTTTTATTAACTTTGTTCCGTTTATTGGGTTATGTTCATATGTTTTTTTTGGAAGAAAATACCATTATTCAAATAAAAAATCATTATTATATAACCATTTAAATAAATTAGAATATGATACTTATTTGAAAAAAAATAAGGCCGCTTTAGGCAAATATACTGCACCAATGCAAAAATTTGGGAATGTTATTGAGTTACTAATGCGGCATGCTAATAAACCATTATATCAAAATAATCAAATTAAAATTATTACCAATGGAACGAATGTTTTCAAATCATTATTAACCGATTTACAGCAAGCACAAGAATATATTTTATTAACTTATTTTATTGTTGCGGATGGAGAGTTATTTGAGTCTTTTTTAGCAGTTTTAAAAGAACGGATTGCCAATGGGGTTCGTGTTTACATGATTTATGACCATGTTGGAAGTTATTTTAAAATTAGTAAAAAAAGCATTAAAAAACTAATTAAAGTTGGGGTCCGAGTTCATAAGTATTTACCAATTATTACACCTTTTATTAGTGGGAATGCAAACTATCGTAATCACCGCAAGGATGTTATTATTGATGGTTTAATCGGTTATACGGGGGGAATTAATTTAGCAGATTTATATGCTGATCGTTCATGAAAGTTTGGGATTTTTCATGATACGCAAGTACGAATTGAAGGCGAAGCAGTTCGCGGGTTAGAAGTTATTTTTGCTGATGATTGATATTTTGCCACAAAACGGCATGAAAAAATTACTGACTTAGAGCCGACGGTGTTAGAACCAAAGCAATATAATGTTACGGGTAAATCACATTTACAAATTGTTAATCATAGTCCTAGTATTGATCATTCAATTACAAAGGATTTATATATTTCATTAATTAGTAAAGCACGAAAACGGGTTTGATTATCAACACCATACTTTATTCCACCAGATGACCTTATTCAAACCTTAATTTTGGCTGCTCGGGCTGGCGTTGATGTTCGGTTAATAATTCCCGGTTTAACCGATAAAATTTTTGTGTTAGATATTACCAAAAGTTATTGTAAAAATTTAATTGCTAGTGGTGTTAAAATTTATGAAATGAATAATACCTTTAGTCATAATAAAATTGCTATTTTCGATGATGATGTTGCCGTTATTGGAACTTGTAATTTAGATTATCGTAGTTTCTTTTCTGATCATCAAACAACAGCTGTGATATACGATACAGCAGTAGTGAAAAGTTTTCTTCCGCGGTGAGAATGAGATTATGAACATGCCATTTTATGATGTGAGTGACCGATTAAATATAAACCATTAAGTTATCGTTTATTATTAACATGTTTAAAATTGGTCGCCCCAATTTTATAA
- the proS gene encoding proline--tRNA ligase translates to MKRKLEKITPREVDFAQWYTDIVLNADLITYGPVKGTTIFKPYGYAIWENIQKICDVEFKKVGVKNVYFPVLIPKTLFNKEKEHIAGFSPEIATVTKVGDKVLDEELYIRPTSEVLFGTFFSKEIQGYSDLPLLYNQWVNVLRWEKTTRPFLRTSEFLWQEGHTIHATKKEAQQLTLKILDIYANFAEKTLLLPVIKGQKTEREKFAGAEETYTIESLMYDGQALQCGTSHYFGQNFAKAFDIKFANQKNELKYAYSTSWGVSTRLIGGIIMTHSDDNGLVLPPEIAPTQIMILPISTDSDEQLSAACQLQKKLKSYRCEIDQSDKGFGFRAANAEIKGIPLRIEIGPRDLAQEQVTIARRDTFEKMTVTLSEVEKTVAYLLQQIATNLYQKALKNRQQRTKEIDNYSEYKKTLAKMNGLFLVPFCERIECEDTIKAETQTTSRCILFDVPPKKTKCFHCGEPATNLVYFARAY, encoded by the coding sequence ATGAAGAGAAAGTTAGAGAAAATTACTCCTCGTGAAGTTGATTTTGCCCAGTGATATACTGATATTGTTTTAAATGCTGATTTAATTACCTATGGGCCAGTTAAAGGAACAACGATTTTTAAACCCTATGGGTATGCAATTTGAGAAAATATTCAAAAAATTTGTGATGTGGAGTTTAAAAAAGTTGGTGTCAAAAATGTTTATTTTCCAGTACTAATTCCAAAGACCCTTTTTAATAAAGAGAAAGAACATATTGCTGGATTTTCCCCCGAAATTGCAACGGTAACAAAAGTTGGTGATAAGGTGCTTGATGAAGAATTATACATTCGTCCAACATCGGAAGTTTTGTTTGGGACTTTCTTTAGTAAAGAAATTCAAGGGTATAGTGATTTACCATTGTTATATAATCAATGAGTTAATGTCTTACGATGAGAAAAAACAACCCGTCCTTTTTTACGAACTAGTGAATTTTTGTGGCAAGAAGGGCACACGATTCATGCTACAAAAAAAGAAGCGCAGCAGCTTACTCTAAAAATTTTAGATATTTATGCTAACTTTGCTGAAAAAACTTTATTATTACCAGTTATTAAAGGGCAAAAAACTGAACGGGAAAAATTTGCTGGGGCCGAAGAAACTTATACAATTGAATCATTAATGTATGATGGTCAAGCGTTGCAATGTGGGACAAGTCATTATTTTGGTCAAAATTTTGCGAAAGCTTTTGATATAAAATTTGCTAATCAAAAAAATGAATTAAAATACGCCTATTCAACATCGTGAGGGGTTTCTACGCGCTTGATAGGGGGGATTATTATGACACATAGTGATGATAATGGGTTAGTTTTACCACCCGAAATTGCCCCCACACAAATTATGATTTTACCAATTAGTACTGATAGTGATGAGCAATTATCTGCCGCTTGCCAATTACAAAAAAAATTAAAGTCATATCGTTGTGAAATTGATCAATCTGATAAAGGTTTTGGTTTTCGAGCAGCGAATGCCGAAATTAAAGGGATTCCGTTGCGAATTGAAATTGGGCCGCGTGATTTAGCCCAAGAGCAAGTTACCATTGCTCGTCGCGATACTTTTGAAAAGATGACCGTTACATTATCAGAAGTTGAAAAGACAGTTGCTTATTTATTACAACAAATTGCGACAAATCTATATCAAAAGGCGTTAAAAAATCGTCAACAACGAACAAAAGAAATTGATAATTATTCTGAGTATAAAAAAACTTTAGCGAAAATGAATGGCTTATTTTTAGTTCCTTTTTGTGAACGTATTGAATGTGAAGATACCATTAAGGCCGAGACCCAAACAACATCACGTTGTATTCTCTTTGATGTGCCACCTAAAAAAACAAAGTGCTTTCATTGCGGGGAACCAGCAACTAATTTAGTTTATTTTGCCCGTGCTTATTAA
- a CDS encoding acetyltransferase, whose amino-acid sequence MLFNKLKEQDDQTKDNKKEKKRNNLLQKLSSDNLETSLFEDDNDNIKIKTGFSFKRHKTHKIIKEFNRQRVKLLLFYTDISNVLRQLEFGLQPIKNIQLAKESEYIVWTYLEKPDHLEFELDNSTRHYFWSWVAEQKVDPTQIAVIAIDIKSLFDLTKKDWEYDDVTRRVKVFEDVKPAAIRWILIKNNQYLNRIQTYVKSNHLKLKIFQGEKGNISSVLREDRKK is encoded by the coding sequence ATGTTATTTAATAAATTAAAAGAGCAGGATGACCAGACAAAAGATAATAAAAAAGAGAAAAAGCGGAACAACTTATTACAAAAATTATCATCAGATAATTTAGAAACTAGTTTGTTTGAGGATGATAATGATAATATTAAGATTAAGACTGGCTTTAGTTTTAAACGCCATAAAACGCATAAAATTATTAAGGAATTTAATCGACAACGAGTTAAATTATTATTATTTTATACTGACATTAGTAATGTCTTACGCCAATTAGAATTTGGTTTACAACCAATTAAAAATATTCAATTGGCAAAAGAAAGTGAATATATTGTTTGAACATATTTAGAAAAACCAGATCATTTAGAATTTGAATTAGATAATTCAACACGGCACTATTTTTGAAGTTGAGTTGCAGAGCAGAAAGTTGATCCAACTCAAATTGCGGTAATTGCAATTGATATTAAAAGTTTATTTGATTTAACAAAAAAAGATTGAGAATATGATGATGTTACGCGCCGCGTCAAAGTTTTTGAAGATGTTAAACCAGCGGCAATTCGATGAATATTAATAAAAAATAATCAGTATTTAAATCGAATTCAAACATATGTTAAAAGTAATCATTTAAAACTTAAAATTTTTCAAGGCGAAAAAGGGAATATTTCCAGTGTTTTAAGAGAAGATAGAAAGAAGTAA